In Miscanthus floridulus cultivar M001 chromosome 5, ASM1932011v1, whole genome shotgun sequence, one genomic interval encodes:
- the LOC136450397 gene encoding ABC transporter G family member 38-like, translated as MEMLSRGLHGMASPDATPYFSGASSRRRSGADEVDDEEALQWAAMERLPSFERLRTGLMLAAADASPDGGTGSGRRRRFAHEEVDVRAMGLAQRQAFVDRVFRVAEEDNERFLKKLRARIDRAGIQIPTAEVRFRDLNVEAECHVGTRALPTLANVSLDVAEGLLGRVGVKLGKRRTLHILKGVSGVVRPSRMTLLLGPPSSGKTTLLLALAGKLDPTLEVSGEVTYNGYGLDEFVPQKTAAYISQNDVHDGEMTVKEVLDFSARCQGVGQRYELLKELAKKERQQGIYPDPEVDLFMKATSVHGATLQTDYILRILGLDMCADILVGNELMRGISGGQKKRLTTGEMLVGPTKVLFMDEISTGLDSSTTFQIVKCIQQIVHMGEATVLTSLLQPTPEVFELFDDVMLLSEGQIVYQGPREYVLEFFERCGFRCPQRKGVPDFLQEVTSKKDQEQYWIQNEKPYHYVSVTELVAKFKKFHMGKNLRKQLSVPFHKRKIHKSALVFSEKSVSTLELLKASWSKEWLLMKRNSFVYVFKTVQGTFVALVASTVFLRTHMHTSTEEDGQIYIGALLYVMIVNMFNGFAESSIILARLPVVYKHRDFLFYKPWTLVLPNVLVRVPASIFESIVWVAITYYSIGFAPEASRFFKHLVLVFFIQQMAAGLFRFVSGLCRTVIITNSAGSLAVLFMFTLGGFILPKDAISKWLIWGYYCSPLTYAYTALASNEMHSPRWMDKFAPDGRRLGVAVLENSSIPTNKEWYWIAMGALLGFTVLFNVLFTLSLMYLNPVGKPQAILPEETDTSLENTDEGKMSDITQRTKIPTPEPLSSNSMITLDKVLEQLRGQSPNTSDRSHMNASTRIHPRRGMILPFEPLSMSFSEINYYVDMPAEMKSQGVTADKLQLLSGISGAFRPGVLTALMGVSGSGKTTLMDVLSGRKTAGYIEGEIHISGYPKNQETFARISGYCEQNDIHSPQITIRESLLFSAFLRLPKEVTDQEKKIFVDEVMELVELSGLKDAIVGLPGVNGLSTEQRKRLTVAVELVANPSIIFMDEPTSGLDARAAAVVMRTVRNTVNTGRTVVCTIHQPSIDIFEAFDELLLMKRGGQIIYSGPLGRNSHKVVEYFEEVPGIPKIKEGCNPATWMLDVTSASTEVQLKIDFAEHYKSSIMHQRNKALVKELSKPSPGSSDLYFPTQYSQSTFDQFKFCLWKQWLTYWRSPDYNLVRMVFALFTALMLGIIFWRVGSKMKSSADLLIIVGSMYFAVAFVGFDNCITAQPVISVERTVFYRERAAGMYSAIPYAFSQVVVEIPYVFVESVIYALIVYSMMSFQWTPAKFFWFFYITFLTFLYFTYYGMMSVALTPNPQVASIFAAAFYGLFNLFSGFIVPRSRIPVWWIWYYWICPVAWTVYGLIVSQYGDVEDFIKVPGKSDQQVKTFIKDYFGYDPDFMGVVAAVLAGFTALFAFMYVYCIKRFNFQQR; from the exons ATGGAGATGCTGAGCCGAGGCCTGCACGGCATGGCGAGCCCCGACGCCACCCCCTACTTCTCGGGCGCGTCCTCGCGGCGCCGCAGCGGCGCCGACGAGGTGGACGACGAGGAGGCGCTGCAGTGGGCCGCCATGGAGCGGCTGCCGTCCTTCGAGCGCCTGCGCACGGGGCTCATGCTGGCGGCGGCGGACGCCTCCCCCGACGGCGGCACCGGCAGCGGCCGGAGGCGGCGGTTCGCGCACGAGGAGGTGGACGTGCGCGCGATGGGGCTGGCGCAGCGCCAGGCCTTCGTGGACCGCGTGTTCCGCGTCGCCGAGGAGGACAACGAGCGCTTCCTCAAGAAGCTCCGCGCGCGGATCGACCGCGCGGGCATCCAGATCCCCACGGCGGAGGTGAGGTTCCGGGACCTCAACGTGGAGGCGGAGTGCCACGTCGGCACCCGCGCGCTGCCCACGCTGGCCAACGTCTCGCTGGACGTGGCCGAGGGGCTGCTGGGACGCGTCGGGGTCAAGCTCGGCAAGAGGAGGACGCTCCACATCCTCAAGGGCGTCTCCGGCGTCGTCAGGCCGTCCAGGATGACGCTCCTGCTTGGCCCACCGTCTTCCGGCAAGACGACGCTCCTGCTGGCCCTGGCCGGCAAACTGGACCCCACTCTTGAG GTCAGCGGGGAGGTGACCTACAACGGGTACGGGCTGGACGAGTTCGTGCCGCAGAAGACGGCGGCGTACATCAGCCAGAACGACGTCCACGACGGCGAGATGACCGTCAAGGAGGTCCTCGACTTCTCCGCGAGGTGCCAGGGTGTGGGCCAGAGATACG AGCTGCTCAAGGAACTGGCGAAAAAGGAGAGGCAGCAGGGGATATATCCCGACCCGGAAGTCGACCTCTTCATGAAG GCAACTTCAGTTCATGGAGCCACTCTGCAGACGGATTACATTCTCAGG ATCCTCGGGCTGGACATGTGCGCGGATATCCTCGTCGGCAACGAGCTAATGCGCGGCATCTCCGGCGGCCAGAAGAAGCGCCTCACCACAG GGGAGATGCTGGTCGGCCCGACCAAGGTGCTGTTCATGGACGAGATCTCCACGGGCCTTGACAGCTCCACCACCTTCCAGATTGTCAAGTGCATCCAGCAGATCGTCCACATGGGCGAGGCCACCGTCCTGACCTCGCTGCTCCAGCCCACGCCGGAGGTCTTCGAGCTGTTCGACGACGTCATGCTGCTGTCCGAGGGGCAGATCGTCTACCAGGGGCCCCGGGAGTACGTGCTTGAGTTCTTCGAGAGGTGTGGCTTCCGGTGCCCGCAGAGGAAAGGTGTCCCTGATTTCCTTCAGGAG GTTACATCAAAGAAAGATCAGGAACAGTACTGGATACAGAATGAAAAACCATATCACTATGTATCAGTAACTGAACTTGTTGCAAAGTTCAAGAAATTTCATATGGGGAAGAACCTCAGAAAACAACTTTCGGTTCCTTTCCACAAGAGAAAAATACACAAATCTGCTTTGGTCTTCTCTGAAAAGTCTGTCTCTACTTTGGAGCTTCTCAAGGCCTCATGGTCCAAGGAATGGCTTCTCATGAAGAGGAATTCATTTGTGTACGTCTTTAAAACAGTTCAG GGAACTTTTGTTGCACTAGTAGCCTCAACGGTGTTCTTGCGAACACACATGCATACAAGTACTGAGGAAGACGGGCAAATCTATATAGGAGCACTTCTTTATGTCATGATAGTTAACATGTTCAATGGTTTTGCTGAGTCATCTATTATTTTGGCAAGACTCCCTGTAGTCTACAAACATAGGGATTTTTTGTTCTATAAACCATGGACTCTTGTACTTCCGAATGTTCTAGTGAGAGTTCCTGCCTCCATATTCGAGTCAATAGTTTGGGTAGCTATAACTTACTACAGCATTGGCTTTGCCCCTGAAGCTAGCAG GTTCTTCAAACATTTAGTTCTCGTCTTCTTTATCCAGCAGATGGCTGCAGGACTCTTCAGATTTGTCTCTGGCTTATGCAGAACAGTTATCATAACTAACTCAGCAGGGTCACTTGCAGTCCTTTTCATGTTTACACTAGGAGGATTCATCCTACCAAAAG ATGCAATTTCAAAATGGTTGATATGGGGCTATTATTGTTCACCTCTTACTTATGCATACACTGCTCTTGCCTCTAATGAAATGCACTCTCCAAGGTGGATGGACAAATTT GCACCTGATGGTAGGAGATTGGGAGTGGCAGTTTTAGAAAACTCAAGTATCCCCACCAACAAGGAATGGTACTGGATTGCTATGGGTGCACTTTTAGGTTTCACTGTTCTATTCAATGTGTTATTCACACTGTCACTTATGTACCTAAATC CTGTTGGAAAACCACAGGCAATTCTGCCTGAAGAAACTGATACAAGTCTAGAGAACACTGATGAAGGAAAGATGTCAGATATAACACAGAGAACAAAAATCCCGACACCAGAACCGTTATCCTCAAATTCTATGATCACAT TGGATAAGGTACTTGAACAGTTACGTGGTCAGTCCCCGAATACTTCTGATAGGTCACACATGAATGCTTCTACCAGAATTCATCCAAGAAGAGGGATGATTCTTCCATTCGAACCCCTCTCCATGTCCTTCAGCGAGATAAATTACTATGTTGACATGCCTGCA GAGATGAAAAGTCAAGGAGTAACCGCAGATAAGCTTCAGCTGCTGTCAGGGATATCTGGGGCTTTTCGACCTGGTGTCCTCACTGCTCTTATGGGTGTGAGCGGGTCTGGAAAGACTACTCTCATGGACGTTTTATCTGGAAGGAAGACTGCTGGATATATTGAAGGAGAAATTCATATATCTGGTTACCCTAAGAACCAAGAAACATTCGCAAGAATATCAGGTTACTGTGAACAAAATGACATCCACTCTCCACAGATCACTATAAGGGAGTCCCTGCTCTTTTCTGCTTTCCTGCGTCTTCCTAAGGAAGTCACCGACCAAGAAAAGAAG ATATTCGTGGATGAAGTTATGGAATTGGTTGAGCTTAGCGGCCTCAAGGATGCTATTGTTGGTCTCCCTGGTGTGAACGGGCTCTCAACAGAACAAAGAAAGCGATTAACGGTTGCTGTAGAGCTTGTGGCAAACCCCTCGATCATCTTTATGGATGAACCAACTTCAGGTCTTGATGCAAGGGCTGCTGCAGTTGTTATGAGAACTGTTCGGAACACCGTCAATACTGGAAGAACTGTTGTCTGCACTATCCATCAACCAAGTATTGACATTTTTGAAGCTTTTGATGAG CTGCTTTTAATGAAAAGAGGAGGCCAGATCATATACTCTGGGCCACTGGGTAGGAACTCACATAAAGTTGTTGAATACTTTGAG GAAGTTCCTGGAATCCCAAAGATCAAAGAGGGGTGCAACCCTGCTACATGGATGTTGGATGTAACCTCAGCTTCTACAGAGGTTCAGTTGAAGATTGATTTTGCAGAACATTACAAGTCATCAATTATGCATCA GCGGAACAAAGCATTAGTCAAAGAGTTGAGTAAGCCGTCTCCTGGTTCCAGTGACCTCTACTTCCCCACTCAATACTCGCAGAGCACCTTTGATCAGTTCAAATTCTGCCTCTGGAAGCAATGGTTGACTTACTGGAGAAGCCCTGATTACAACCTTGTCAGAATGGTCTTTGCATTATTTACTGCCTTAATGTTGGGGATTATATTTTGGAGGGTTGGCAGTAAGAT GAAGAGTTCAGCAGATCTTTTGATCATCGTCGGATCAATGTATTTTGCTGTCGCATTTGTTGGCTTTGACAATTGTATAACTGCTCAGCCTGTTATTTCTGTGGAAAGGACGGTCTTTTACAGGGAGCGTGCAGCtggaatgtactcagctatacCCTATGCTTTCTCACAG GTTGTTGTTGAGATACCATATGTGTTCGTCGAGTCTGTCATATATGCTCTTATTGTGTACTCAATGATGTCTTTCCAGTGGACACCAGCAAAGTTCTTCTGGTTCTTCTACATAACATTCCTCACGTTCCTCTATTTCACTTACTATGGTATGATGAGTGTTGCCCTAACACCAAACCCTCAGGTTGCTTCCATATTTGCCGCTGCGTTCTACGGTCTCTTTAATCTCTTCTCAGGGTTCATTGTTCCAAGATCG AGAATCCCGGTGTGGTGGATTTGGTACTATTGGATTTGTCCAGTGGCATGGACAGTCTATGGACTGATTGTGTCGCAATATGGTGATGTGGAGGATTTCATCAAGGTGCCTGGGAAATCCGATCAGCAAGTCAAGACTTTCATCAAGGACTACTTCGGCTATGACCCGGACTTCATGGGTGTAGTGGCAGCAGTGTTGGCTGGCTTTACTGCCCTCTTTGCTTTTATGTATGTTTACTGCATAAAGAGATTTAATTTCCAACAGAGATAA
- the LOC136452884 gene encoding lachrymatory-factor synthase-like — MDHDTAREEAAAVWRGTVRAVASGPTPDEAWALLGDFCSLDRWVSTVRTCRRVVEGAAEPEGRPAPAPAPAPGCVRYCEGPVNMAAPGEPVGWSKERLLETDHTGRWYSYELLDSNKGFGRYRATVRVEHDPAGCAVSWSFEADPVKGWTLEGFVAFLEKLARGVAQRLEEEIMVKPWVKN, encoded by the coding sequence ATGGATCACGACACGGCCCGGGAAGAGGCGGCGGCCGTGTGGCGCGGCACGGTGCGCGCCGTGGCGTCGGGGCCGACGCCCGACGAGGCGTGGGCGCTGCTGGGCGACTTCTGCTCCCTGGACCGGTGGGTCTCCACGGTGCGGACGTGCCGGCGCGTGGTGGAGGGCGCGGCGGAGCCGGAGGGccgccccgcccccgcccccgcccccgcccccgggtGCGTGCGCTACTGCGAGGGCCCCGTGAACATGGCCGCGCCGGGGGAGCCCGTGGGGTGGTCCAAGGAGCGCCTCCTGGAGACGGATCACACGGGGCGGTGGTACAGCTACGAGCTGCTGGACAGCAACAAGGGCTTCGGCAGGTACCGGGCCACCGTGCGGGTGGAGCACGACCCGGCCGGGTGCGCGGTCAGCTGGTCGTTCGAGGCCGACCCGGTGAAGGGCTGGACGCTGGAGGGGTTCGTGGCGTTCCTGGAGAAACTCGCGCGTGGCGTCGCCCAGCGGCTCGAGGAGGAGATCATGGTGAAGCCGTGGGTGAAGAACTGA